One segment of Coffea arabica cultivar ET-39 chromosome 7c, Coffea Arabica ET-39 HiFi, whole genome shotgun sequence DNA contains the following:
- the LOC113698261 gene encoding ubiquitin domain-containing protein DSK2a-like, whose translation MGGGDASSAAANNSGDEKNNSNEDVVITGSGAGSDGVTVNVRCSNGSKFSVQVSLESTVGSFKSVLAQNCEIPPELQRLIYKGRILKDDQTLQSYGLEADHTVHLVRGFAAAAAANASAAGNNGATNANPSAPSDAASAAGGPFGGSGLGASLFPGLGLNGLGSGGAGGGLFGAGLPEFEQVQQQLTQNPNMMRDILNMPLVQNLMNNPDIIRNLIMNNPQMREIMDRNPELAHILNDPATLRQTMEAARNPELMREMMRNTDRAMSNIESSPEGFNMLRRMYENVQEPFLNATAMGGDNRNNLASNPFAALLGTQGGAPSGDQSTNPTTTAPDSTTNAPAPNTNPLPNPWASGGGGAQTNSAPRSNPAADARAPPLGDLNGLGFPDFERMLGSMPDPSSLSQMMQNPAVSQMMQSLLSNPQYMNQVLGLNPQLRGMLDSNSQLREMLQNPDFIRQLTSPETMQQLMTFQQSLLSQLGQQQNTQESGRNAGGGGATGTLDNTGLEMLMSMFGGLGTGGLTVPNRSNVPPEELYATQLSQLQEMGFFDTQENIRALVATAGNVHAAVERLLGNSGQ comes from the exons ATGGGCGGCGGAGATGCTAGTAGTGCTGCGGCGAACAACAGCGGGGATGAGAAGAATAATAGCAACGAGGACGTTGTTATTACCGGCTCCGGCGCGGGCAGCGACGGAGTGACGGTCAACGTCCGCTGTTCGAATGGTTCGAAATTCTCGGTGCAGGTCAGCCTTGAGTCGACCGTCGGATCTTTCAAGTCGGTTCTGGCGCAGAACTGTGAAATCCCTCCCGAACTGCAGAGACTGATCTACAAAGGCAGGATCTTAAAGGACGAtcaaaccttacaaagctacg GTCTCGAGGCTGATCACACTGTTCACTTGGTTCGTGGGTTTGCCGCAGCTGCTGCTGCAAATGCTTCAGCTGCAGGTAATAATGGGGCTACAAATGCTAACCCTAGTGCACCAAGCGATGCTGCTTCTGCTGCAGGTGGCCCATTTGGTGGATCTGGTTTAGGAGCTTCATTATTTCCTGGACTTGGGTTGAATGGGTTGGGAAGTGGTGGCGCCGGTGGAGGATTATTTGGAGCTGGACTTCCAGAGTTTGAACAAGTGCAGCAACAATTAACTCAAAATCCGAATATGATGAGAGATATTCTGAATATGCCTCTTGTCCAGAATCTAATGAACAACCCAGACATTATACGCAATTTGATCATGAATAATCCTCAGATGCGTGAGATCATGGATCGCAATCCAGAACTTGCACATATACTAAATGATCCTGCTACTCTCCGGCAGACCATGGAGGCTGCACGGAACCCTGAGCTCATGCGTGAGATGATGCGCAATACGGACAGGGCAATGAGCAACATTGAGTCGTCTCCTGAGGGGTTTAACATGCTCAGACGCATGTATGAAAATGTCCAAGAGCCTTTTCTTAATGCTACAGCCATGGGTGGAGATAACAGAAATAATTTGGCTTCAAACCCTTTTGCTGCTCTTCTTGGCACCCAAGGTGGGGCCCCAAGCGGAGATCAGTCGACTAATCCTACCACAACGGCTCCTGATTCAACAACAAATGCACCTGCTCCAAATACAAATCCTCTTCCTAATCCCTGGGCatctggtggtggtggtg CTCAAACAAACAGTGCTCCAAGGTCAAATCCTGCTGCGGATGCTAGGGCACCACCGCTTGGTGATTTGAATGGTCttggttttccagattttgagCGAATGCTAGGTAGTATGCCTGACCCCAGCTCATTGAGTCAAATGATGCAAAACCCTGCTGTATCACAGATGATGCAAAGTCTCCTATCCAACCCTCAGTACATGAACCAG GTTCTTGGGCTTAATCCACAGCTGCGAGGCATGCTTGATTCCAACTCTCAGCTCAGAGAGATGTTACAAAATCCTGATTTTATTCGACAATTGACTTCTCCAGAGACAATGCAG CAACTTATGACATTTCAGCAGTCACTTTTGTCTCAACTTGGTCAGCAACAGAATACCCA AGAATCAGGTCGGAAtgctggaggaggaggag CCACAGGAACACTTGACAACACAGGATTGGAGATGCTAATGAGCATGTTTGGTGGACTTGGGACTGGAGGCTTGACTGTTCCAAATAGATCCAATG TGCCACCAGAAGAGCTTTATGCAACTCAACTGTCACAGCTACAAGAAATGGGTTTCTTTGATACTCAAGAAAACATCCGGGCACTGGTTGCCACTGCTGGCAATGTTCATGCTGCGGTTGAACGACTATTAGGAAATTCTGGCCAGTAG